One Triticum dicoccoides isolate Atlit2015 ecotype Zavitan chromosome 4B, WEW_v2.0, whole genome shotgun sequence genomic window carries:
- the LOC119290985 gene encoding putative HVA22-like protein g yields the protein MMGGFVSRILLLVFGYAYPAYECYKTVELNKPEIEQLIFWCQYWILVALMTVMERFGDLTISWLPFYSEAKLLFFIYLWYPRTKGTTYIYGTFFKPYISQHENEIDRNLLELRARASDVVVVYVQKVAAVGQNTFFDVLKYVASQSPSQKSKQQRPQEPQQSQPQPQVQQQQPQRQAQPVMRRAASIAARQAAMAQQAQETKPISPKFKRQASAKGGPAASTKPAAAAAPTTKPDEKTKKSEAKPAAELVPAPAAEAVVPRPEPKAQPAPEAEVSDDMAIDEANVAVEGAEEVDPALEEETVMEETIRVTRAKLRRRAAAEGPA from the exons ATGATGGGCGGCTTCGTCTCCAGGATCCTCCT GCTGGTTTTTGGCTATGCGTATCCTGCATACGAGTGCTACAAGACTGTTGAACTGAACAAACCTGAGATCGAGCAACTCATATTCTGGTGTCAGTACTG GATTTTAGTTGCCCTTATGACGGTTATGGAGAGGTTTGGAGATTTAACAATATCATG GCTACCATTTTACTCAGAGGCAAAGCTGCTGTTCTTTATATACTTGTGGTACCCCAGGACAAAG GGGACTACCTACATTTATGGAACTTTCTTTAAACCATACATTTCACAGCATGAGAATGAAATTGACCGTAATTTGCTTGAGTTGAGAGCTCGGGCCAGCGATGTTGTTGTCGTTTATGTCCAGAAGGTTGCTGCTGTTGGACAGAATACCTTCTTTGATGTTTTGAAGTATGTTGCGTCACAGTCACCATCCCAGAAATCAAAGCAACAACGTCCTCAG GAACCACAGCAGTCACAACCACAACCACAGGTACAGCAGCAGCAACCACAAAGGCAAGCGCAGCCTGTTATGCGCAGAGCTGCATCTATTGCTGCACGGCAAGCAGCAATGGCACAGCAAGCTCAAGAGACCAAGCCCATTTCCCCCAAGTTCAAGCGTCAAGCATCAGCAAAAGGTGGTCCAGCGGCATCCACGAAACCCGCCGCGGCTGCTGCGCCCACAACAAAACCCGATGAGAAGACAAAGAAAAGTGAGGCGAAGCCTGCCGCGGAGCTAGTGCCGGCTCCAGCCGCTGAAGCCGTTGTGCCAAGGCCCGAGCCTAAGGCCCAGCCTGCCCCTGAAGCCGAAGTATCGGACGACATGGCGATCGATGAGGCCAACGTTGCTGTGGAGGGCGCAGAAGAGGTTGACCCTGCACTAGAGGAGGAGACGGTCATGGAGGAGACCATCCGCGTGACACGTGCCAAGCTAAGGAGGCGTGCCGCCGCCGAGGGCCCCGCATGA